From one Camelus dromedarius isolate mCamDro1 chromosome 32, mCamDro1.pat, whole genome shotgun sequence genomic stretch:
- the TUBB6 gene encoding tubulin beta-6 chain, protein MREIVHIQAGQCGNQIGTKFWEVISDEHGIDPAGGYVGDSALQLERINVYYNESSSQKYVPRAALVDLEPGTMDSVRSGPFGQLFRPDNFIFGQTGAGNNWAKGHYTEGAELVDAVLDVVRKECEHCDCLQGFQLTHSLGGGTGSGMGTLLISKIREEYPDRIMNTFSVMPSPKVSDTVVEPYNATLSVHQLVENTDETYCIDNEALYDICFRTLKLTTPTYGDLNHLVSATMSGVTTSLRFPGQLNADLRKLAVNMVPFPRLHFFMPGFAPLTARGSQQYRALTVPELTQQMFDAKNMMAACDPRHGRYLTVAAIFRGRMSMKEVDEQMLNVQNKNSSYFVEWIPNNVKTAVCDIPPRGLKMSATFIGNSTAIQELFKRISEQFTAMFRRKAFLHWFTGEGMDEMEFTEAESNMNDLVSEYQQYQDATADEGEEAFEDEDEEVDE, encoded by the exons ATGAGGGAGATCGTGCACATCCAGGCCGGCCAATGCGGGAACCAGATTGGCACCAAG TTTTGGGAAGTGATCAGCGACGAACACGGCATCGACCCGGCCGGAGGCTACGTGGGCGACTCGGCGCTCCAGCTGGAGAGGATCAACGTCTACTACAATGAGTCATCGT CTCAGAAATACGTGCCCAGGGCCGCCCTGGTGGACTTGGAGCCGGGCACCATGGACAGTGTGCGGTCCGGGCCTTTCGGGCAGCTCTTCCGGCCTGACAACTTCATTTTTG GACAGACCGGTGCCGGGAACAACTGGGCCAAGGGCCACTACACGGAGGGCGCTGAGCTGGTGGACGCCGTCCTGGACGTGGTGCGGAAGGAGTGTGAGCACTGTGACTGCCTGCAGGGCTTCCAGCTGACCCACTCGCTGGGGGGCGGCACGGGGTCGGGGATGGGGACCCTCCTCATCAGCAAGATCCGGGAGGAGTACCCCGACCGCATCATGAACACCTTCAGCGTGATGCCCTCGCCCAAGGTGTCAGACACTGTGGTCGAGCCCTACAACGCCACCCTCTCTGTGCACCAGCTGGTGGAGAACACAGACGAGACCTACTGCATCGACAACGAGGCGCTGTACGACATCTGCTTCCGCACCCTCAAGCTGACCACGCCCACCTACGGGGACCTCAACCACCTGGTGTCGGCCACCATGAGCGGCGTCACCACCTCCCTGCGCTTCCCAGGCCAGCTCAACGCCGACCTGCGCAAGCTGGCCGTGAACATGGTGCCCTTCCCCCGCCTGCACTTCTTCATGCCCGGCTTCGCGCCACTCACCGCCCGGGGCAGCCAGCAGTACCGCGCGCTGACGGTGCCCGAGCTCACCCAGCAGATGTTCGACGCCAAGAACATGATGGCCGCCTGCGACCCGCGCCACGGCCGCTACTTGACCGTGGCCGCCATCTTCCGGGGCCGCATGTCCATGAAGGAGGTGGACGAGCAGATGCTGAACGTGCAGAACAAGAACAGCAGCTACTTCGTGGAGTGGATCCCCAACAACGTGAAGACGGCCGTGTGCGACATCCCGCCCCGCGGGCTCAAGATGTCGGCCACCTTCATCGGCAACAGCACGGCCATCCAGGAGCTGTTCAAGCGCATCTCGGAGCAGTTCACGGCCATGTTCCGGCGCAAGGCCTTCCTGCACTGGTTCACGGGCGAGGGCATGGACGAGATGGAGTTCACCGAGGCGGAGAGCAACATGAACGACCTGGTGTCCGAGTACCAGCAGTACCAGGACGCCACGGCCGACGAGGGCGAGGAGGCCTttgaggacgaggacgaggaggTCGACGAGTAG